A window of Phycobacter azelaicus contains these coding sequences:
- the cobW gene encoding cobalamin biosynthesis protein CobW: MSDLNKIPVTVITGFLGAGKTTLIRHLMQNPQGKRLAVLVNEFGTAGVDGDILKSCADENCPENNIVELANGCICCTVADDFIPTIEALMALPETPEHILIETSGLALPKPLLKAFDWPAIRSRITVDGVIALADAEAVAAGQFAPDLDAVQAQREADESLDHETPLSEVFEDQISCADIVLLSKADLAGEEGLTKARAVIEAEAPRKLPILPMTEGVIDPRVVLGVGAAAEDDLDSRPSHHDGHHDHEHDDFDSIVVEMGEVSDPQDLQDRIIKMARSRKILRVKGYVAVEGKPMRMLVQAVGERLRAQYDQPWGTQPRKTQLVVIAEHDDIDVAGIHADLGA, from the coding sequence ATGAGCGATCTGAACAAAATTCCCGTCACCGTGATCACCGGCTTTCTGGGCGCGGGCAAGACCACGCTGATCCGCCATCTTATGCAGAACCCGCAAGGCAAGCGTCTGGCGGTGCTCGTCAACGAATTCGGCACCGCCGGAGTAGATGGCGACATCCTGAAATCCTGCGCCGATGAGAACTGCCCGGAAAACAACATCGTGGAGCTGGCCAACGGCTGCATCTGCTGCACCGTGGCCGATGATTTCATCCCCACGATCGAGGCGCTGATGGCCCTGCCGGAAACGCCCGAACACATCCTCATCGAAACCTCGGGCCTGGCTCTTCCGAAACCTCTGCTCAAGGCCTTTGACTGGCCCGCGATCCGTTCCCGTATCACTGTGGACGGGGTGATTGCCCTCGCTGATGCCGAAGCCGTTGCCGCAGGGCAATTCGCCCCCGATCTCGACGCTGTTCAGGCCCAGCGCGAGGCAGACGAGAGCCTCGATCACGAAACACCCCTGTCCGAGGTCTTCGAAGATCAGATCTCCTGCGCTGACATCGTGCTCTTGTCCAAGGCGGACCTTGCCGGTGAAGAGGGCCTGACCAAGGCCCGCGCCGTGATCGAGGCCGAAGCGCCCCGTAAATTGCCGATCCTGCCGATGACCGAGGGCGTGATCGATCCCCGCGTCGTGCTGGGCGTTGGTGCTGCTGCCGAAGATGACCTCGACTCGCGTCCAAGCCATCACGACGGGCATCATGATCACGAACATGACGATTTTGACTCCATCGTGGTCGAAATGGGCGAAGTCTCAGACCCACAAGACCTGCAAGATCGCATCATCAAGATGGCCCGCAGCCGCAAGATTCTGCGCGTAAAGGGCTATGTCGCCGTCGAAGGAAAACCGATGCGTATGCTGGTACAGGCTGTGGGCGAACGCCTGCGCGCCCAATACGATCAACCCTGGGGCACCCAGCCGCGCAAGACCCAGCTGGTGGTTATTGCCGAACACGACGATATCGACGTCGCGGGCATCCACGCAGATCTCGGAGCCTGA
- the cobO gene encoding cob(I)yrinic acid a,c-diamide adenosyltransferase has product MSEKSENGISEEEAARHASKMAKKKAARDRMMANKDGEKGLIIVHTGPGKGKSSSGFGMIMRCIAHKMPCAVVQFIKGAWQTGERTLIEENFSDLCQFYAMGEGFTWETQDKARDIAAARAGWEKAKEMILDEKNTMVLLDEINIALRYEYLDLEEVLEFLVEHKPPMTHVVLTGRNAKEELIEIADLVTEMGQIKHPFRAGIKAQKGVEF; this is encoded by the coding sequence GTGAGCGAAAAGTCCGAGAACGGCATTTCAGAAGAGGAAGCGGCACGTCACGCCTCCAAAATGGCCAAGAAGAAGGCCGCCCGCGATCGCATGATGGCCAACAAGGATGGTGAAAAGGGGTTGATCATTGTCCACACCGGCCCCGGCAAGGGTAAGTCCAGCTCGGGATTCGGTATGATCATGCGCTGCATCGCCCACAAGATGCCCTGCGCGGTGGTTCAGTTCATCAAAGGGGCCTGGCAGACGGGCGAGCGCACGCTGATCGAAGAGAATTTCAGCGATCTTTGCCAGTTCTACGCCATGGGCGAAGGCTTTACCTGGGAAACGCAGGACAAGGCGCGCGACATCGCGGCGGCCCGCGCTGGCTGGGAGAAGGCCAAGGAGATGATCCTCGACGAGAAGAACACAATGGTTCTGCTCGATGAGATCAACATTGCGCTGCGCTATGAATATCTGGATCTTGAGGAGGTGCTTGAGTTCCTGGTGGAGCATAAACCCCCGATGACACATGTTGTGCTCACAGGCCGCAATGCCAAGGAAGAGTTGATCGAGATCGCGGATCTTGTGACCGAGATGGGTCAGATCAAGCACCCCTTCCGCGCCGGGATCAAGGCGCAGAAGGGCGTTGAGTTTTAG
- a CDS encoding DUF1636 family protein yields MAKDTSDIQTPAEAPVLLTVCTTCKRDGVDPEATRPGTLLLEALKGTDLPEGVSVRGVECLSACKRGCSMVLSGGAGRWSYIYGDLDPDQHVAEILEGAAAYAATEDGLVPWRERPQVFRKQSIARIPPAPAPDDSPSQE; encoded by the coding sequence ATGGCGAAAGACACTTCAGACATCCAGACCCCGGCAGAGGCGCCGGTCCTCCTGACCGTCTGCACAACCTGCAAGCGCGACGGTGTCGACCCCGAGGCCACCCGCCCTGGCACGCTTCTGCTCGAGGCCCTCAAAGGCACCGATTTGCCCGAGGGCGTTTCCGTACGCGGCGTTGAATGCCTGTCGGCCTGCAAGCGCGGCTGCTCGATGGTGCTGAGCGGCGGCGCGGGCCGCTGGAGCTATATCTACGGCGATCTTGACCCGGACCAGCACGTTGCGGAAATCCTGGAAGGCGCCGCCGCCTATGCCGCGACCGAGGATGGCCTTGTGCCCTGGCGCGAACGTCCCCAGGTCTTTCGCAAGCAATCCATTGCCCGCATTCCCCCGGCGCCTGCGCCGGATGACAGCCCATCTCAGGAGTAA